The genomic interval CGCGCAGCATGGTCCGCTGCACGGCGTCGGCGACCATCCGGGTGCGGTCGTACGCCGCCTCGCGCTCCAGCAGGGCCGCGCACAGGGCGACGGAGAAGCCGCCGACGAGCAGCGCGCCGAGGACGGCGACGAGGGCGCCGGCCGTGTCCCAGCCCGGGACGACCGTGCAGTGGACCGTCACCTGGGCGACGGCGAAGGCCGCCGCGACGACGACGGTCCGGCGGAAGGAGCAGAGCCGGGCGGCGATCAGCGGCATCACGCTCGCGACGAGGGCGAGGCGCAGCCGGACGCCCGTCAGGCAGTCGAGGGCGGCCAGCGCGGCGAGCGCGACGAGGAGGAGGACGGTGAGGAGACGGCCGCCGTCGGGCACACGTCCGACTTTCATGGCGGGGCTCCTTCCTGCCTCCGGGGGTGCACGGGTGGGACGTAGGGACCATACGACGGCCGTATGACGGCTGTGCGACAACCCACCGGATTCCATGATCGCGATTACCGCCGGCCGGCGGGCCTCGCCCCTCCCGGCACCCCGGCTCCCTTCCGGCCCCCGCGCGGTGTCCCCGGCGGACGTGCGGTCAGAGCCAGCCCTTGTCGCGGGCGATCCGCACCGCTTCCGCGCGGTTCCGCGCGCCCGTCTTCTGGATGGCCGTCGAGAGGTAGTTCCGCACGGTCCCGTGCGACAGGTGCAGGGCCGCCGCCAGCTCCGCGTTCGTCGACCCGTCGGCCGAGGCGGTGAGCACGGCCCGCTCCCGGTCCGTCAGCGGGTTGGCGCCTTCCGCGAGCGCGGCCGCGGCGAGCGTGGGGTCGATGACCCGCTCGCCGCGCAGCACCCGCCGCAGCGCGTCGGCGAGCTGGGCGGCGGGGGCGTCCTTGACCAGGAAGGCCTCCGCGCCCGACTCCATCGCCCGGCGCATGTAGCCCGGCCGCCCGAAGGTCGTCAGGATCACCAGCTTGAGCTCCGGCAGCTCCCGGCGGACCAGGGCGGCCGCGTCGAGCCCGGTCATGCCCGGCATCTCGATGTCGAGCAGCACGACGTCGACGTCGTGCGCGCGGGCCGCGGCCAGCACCTCGTCGCCCCGGGCGACCTGGGCGACGACCTCGATGTCGGGCTCCAGCCCGAGCAGGGCCGCCAGCGCCTCCCGGACCATGGACTGGTCCTCGGCGAGCAGGACGTTGATGGCACGTCGGCCGGCGGTGGGCGCGGAGCTGGGCTGATCGGTCACAGCGACAGCGTAGGCGGCGGGACGGGCCGGAGGCGCGGGCCGGTGGCACCGGGCCAGGAGGCGCCGGACCGGCAGCACGGAGCCGGCGGGGCGCGCCGGCAGCACGGAGCCGGCGGGGCGCGCCGGAAGTGCGGGCCGGTGGTGCCGGGCCGGTGGTGCCGGGCCGGTGGTGCCAGGCCGGTTCCGGCCGCCGGGGA from Streptomyces albireticuli carries:
- a CDS encoding response regulator transcription factor, translated to MTDQPSSAPTAGRRAINVLLAEDQSMVREALAALLGLEPDIEVVAQVARGDEVLAAARAHDVDVVLLDIEMPGMTGLDAAALVRRELPELKLVILTTFGRPGYMRRAMESGAEAFLVKDAPAAQLADALRRVLRGERVIDPTLAAAALAEGANPLTDRERAVLTASADGSTNAELAAALHLSHGTVRNYLSTAIQKTGARNRAEAVRIARDKGWL